The Anoplopoma fimbria isolate UVic2021 breed Golden Eagle Sablefish chromosome 20, Afim_UVic_2022, whole genome shotgun sequence genome includes a window with the following:
- the cnfn gene encoding cornifelin homolog: MAFQSNVINSQPQVSITQYTVSSGLTDWGSNVCDCCEDCGICLCATFIPCILGCKVAQDNGDSCCLPFLPGAMIALRTSIRSRYHIEGSVCDDWVIMACLPLCGLCQMAREQKRRG; encoded by the exons ATGGCGTTCCAATCAAATGTGATCAACTCTCAGCCTCAGGTCTCCATCACACAGTACACTGTGTCGTCCGGATTAACAGATTGGGGTTCGAATGTGTGCGACTGCTGTGAAGACTGTGGCATCT GTCTTTGTGCAACGTTCATCCCTTGTATCCTGGGCTGTAAGGTGGCTCAGGACAACGGGGACAGCTGCTGCTTGCCCTTCCTTCCAGGTGCCATGATTGCACTAAGGACAAGCATACGCAGCAGATACCACATCGAA GGCTCGGTGTGTGACGACTGGGTAATCATGGCCTGCCTGCCGCTGTGTGGACTGTGTCAGATGGCACGGGAGCAGAAAAGGAGAGGATAA
- the cxcr3.2 gene encoding C-X-C chemokine receptor type 3-2, with protein sequence MDQVHPTTDDYQDEYDYDNYTMAFDTSQSYVPCLQDEIYRFAQRYSPIVYTLVFLLAFVGNVLVLCVIQRYRNSQRGGACAFSLTDTFLLHLAISDLLLAITLPLFAVQWAHQWVFGLAVCKISGALFSLNRYSGILFLACISFDRYLAIVHAVSSGWRRNTCHAQIACALIWVCCLGLSGVDIAFKQVVEVNTVGNQKAFLCQVWFTQNSMQWQVGLQMISVGLGFGLPLLIMLYCYLRIFRSLCTATRRQRRKSLRLIVSLVSVFVICWAPYNCFQLVDSLHKLGVVTGGCQFGHVVDIGTLISESVGLSHCALNPLLYGFVGVKFRRELARMCKGLLGQRGLMGMERYKQRRLRKTTGSFSSAESENTSYSVMV encoded by the exons ATGGATCAAGTTCATCCAACCACAGATGACTATCAG GACGAATATGACTATGACAATTACACCATGGCCTTTGACACAAGCCAGAGTTACGTCCCGTGCTTACAGGACGAAATCTACAGGTTTGCACAGAGGTACTCCCCCATCGTTTACACTCTGGTGTTCCTCCTGGCTTTTGTGGGCAACGTTCTGGTGCTGTGTGTCATCCAACGCTACCGAAACTCTCAAAGAGGAGGAGCCTGCGCCTTCTCTTTGACCGACACCTTCCTCCTACACCTGGCCATCTCTGACCTCCTGCTGGCCATCACCCTGCCCCTGTTTGCGGTGCAGTGGGCTCACCAGTGGGTGTTCGGCTTGGCTGTTTGCAAGATCTCCGGTGCTCTCTTCTCCCTGAACCGGTACAGCGGCATCCTCTTCCTGGCCTGCATCAGCTTTGACCGCTACCTGGCCATCGTTCATGCCGTCAGCTCCGGCTGGAGACGCAACACCTGCCATGCCCAGATTGCGTGTGCCCTCATCTGGGTGTGCTGCCTTGGCCTCAGCGGGGTGGACATTGCCTTCAAACAGGTAGTGGAGGTGAACACTGTGGGCAATCAGAAGGCCTTCCTATGCCAGGTGTGGTTCACTCAGAACTCCATGCAGTGGCAGGTGGGGCTGCAGATGATCAGTGTTGGCCTGGGTTTCGGGCTCCCCTTATTGATCATGCTCTACTGCTACCTCCGCATCTTCAGGTCTCTCTGCACCGCCACTCGCCGCCAGAGGCGCAAGTCTCTCCGCCTCATCGTCTCCTTGGTGTCCGTGTTTGTCATCTGCTGGGCGCCGTACAACTGCTTCCAGCTGGTAGACAGTCTGCACAAGTTAGGCGTGGTAACTGGAGGTTGCCAGTTTGGCCACGTGGTGGACATTGGGACTCTGATCTCTGAGAGCGTGGGGCTGTCGCACTGCGCCCTGAACCCTCTGCTGTATGGCTTCGTCGGGGTGAAGTTCAGGAGGGAGCTGGCCAGAATGTGTAAGGGGCTGCTGGGACAGAGAGGCTTGATGGGGATGGAGAGATATAAGCAGAGGAGGCTCAGGAAAACCACCGGATCCTTCAGCTCTGCAGAAAGCGAAAACACCTCCTACTCTGTTATGGTGTGA
- the LOC129109474 gene encoding C-X-C chemokine receptor type 3-like, with amino-acid sequence MTMDVDLGGIFSQNGTYDYDDNYEYIEEIEPRDSESVLIPVLYSVVLVVGLLGNGLLLAILGQKRRSWSISDTFVLHLCVADILLLVTLPFWAAQEAQRGGWCFGGFLCKISGAVFNINFYCGIFLLARFLSIFDATRLFSQKKPRLAHISCLTVWLVSLLLTIPDCVFLVVKKQEKWLCVHSYSQSATDWQLVSRVLHHTLGFMLPAVVLIICCCRVLLGLQCSADVPRKQKAVPFILPMILVFLLCWLPYNITLIVDTSRRLSKEPESSLKKALIVTSVLGCMHACLRPLLYFGLCGNFRKQTLAMFKRAKVETESSLWGLGVGEEAPSDQNPEGQVLNEMTSVDHQGPSTQC; translated from the exons ATGACCATGGATGTGGACCTCGGTGGAATATTTAGCCAGAACGGCACCTACGACTACGACGACAACTACGAGTATATAGAGGAGATCGAGCCGAGGGACAGTGAATCGGTGTTGATCCCGGTTCTGTACTCCGTGGTGCTGGTTGTAGGGCTGCTTGGAAACGGACTACTCTTGGCCATACTGGGTCAGAAGAGGCGATCCTGGAGTATATCAGACACCTTCGTCCTCCACCTGTGTGTTGCGGACATCCTGCTGCTGGTGACGCTGCCCTTCTGGGCGGCACAGGAGGCTCAACGCGGTGGATGGTGCTTTGGGGGTTTTCTCTGCAAGATCAGTGGAGCTGTTTTTAAT ATCAACTTCTACTGTGGCATCTTTCTGCTGGCTCGCTTCTTGTCCATCTTCGACGCCACCCGGCTGTTCTCCCAGAAGAAGCCCAGGTTAGCTCATATCAGCTGCCTGACGGTCTGGCTCGTCTCCCTGTTACTCACCATCCCTGACTGTGTTTTCCTGGTGGTGAAGAAGCAAGAGAAATGGCTGTGTGTTCACAGCTACTCCCAGTCAGCAACTGATTGGCAGCTGGTGTCACGAGTCCTCCACCACACGTTGGGCTTCATGCTGCCTGCAGTCGTCCTGATCATCTGCTGCTGCCGTGTCCTGCTGGGGCTTCAGTGCAGCGCTGACGTCCCCCGGAAGCAGAAGGCCGTCCCCTTCATCCTGCCCATGATATTGGTCTTCCTTCTCTGCTGGCTGCCGTACAACATCACACTCATTGTGGACACATCAAGACGCCTCTCAAAGGAGCCTGAAAGTTCCCTGAAAAAAGCTCTGATCGTCACATCTGTTTTGGGCTGCATGCACGCCTGCCTCAGGCCTTTGCTCTATTTCGGCCTATGTGGAAACTTCAGGAAACAGACACTGGCCATGTTTAAGCGTGCTAAAGTTGAAACTGAGAGCTCGCTGTGGGGGCTGGGTGTTGGCGAGGAGGCCCCATCCGACCAGAATCCAGAAGGGCAAGTGTTGAATGAGATGACAAGTGTAGATCATCAGGGGCCGTCAACTCAGTGCTGA
- the cxcr3.1 gene encoding C-X-C chemokine receptor type 3.1 produces MAYKASGESLFDSLYDLYDNSSDAEYDCCEDVCDPSKDVQFEQAFLPVLYSVAFVVGILGNGVLLGVLVQSRRTWSVTDTFILHLGVADVLLLVTLPLWAAQSAQDKGWTFGTPLCKITGAVFTINFYCGIFLLACISLDRYLSIVHATQMYSRKKPWVVQVSCLAVWLFSLLLSIPDWIFLDAVMNPRTEKALCVRNYHKFDSGSVIHWRLASHLIFHIVGFLLPSAILIFCYSCILRRLRCGSQGLQKQKAFKVIVAVVVVFFLCWTPYNITLMVDTFHSSKINETCGVRTSLETAKMVTSSVGFLHCSLNPILYAFVGVKFRRQLLDILRSLGCKLKTSAKLQSVGTSRRSSIWSESADTSNSIAI; encoded by the exons ATGGCCTATAAAGCGTCCGGTGAAAGCCTCTTTGACAGTCTTTATGATTTATATGACAATTCCTCTGATGCTGAATATGATTGCTGTGAGGACGTGTGCGACCCAAGCAAGGATGTGCAATTTGAGCAGGCATTCCTCCCAGTTCTGTACTCTGTGGCGTTTGTTGTGGGCATCCTGGGGAATGGGGTGCTGCTGGGAGTTCTGGTTCAGAGCAGGAGGACCTGGAGTGTCACGGACACCTTCATCCTCCATCTCGGTGTGGCGGATGTCCTGCTGCTGGTGACTCTGCCCCTCTGGGCTGCGCAGTCCGCTCAAGATAAGGGGTGGACCTTTGGCACTCCTCTCTGTAAGATCACCGGAGCTGTTTTTACG ATCAACTTCTACTGTGGAATCTTTCTGCTGGCCTGCATCAGTCTGGACCGCTACCTGTCCATCGTCCACGCTACCCAGATGTACTCCCGCAAGAAGCCCTGGGTTGTTCAGGTCAGCTGCTTGGCGGTGTGGCTCTTCTCCCTGCTCCTTTCCATCCCGGACTGGATCTTTTTGGATGCTGTGATGAATCCCAGAACCGAAAAAGCACTGTGTGTACGGAACTACCACAAGTTCGACTCCGGGTCCGTAATTCACTGGCGACTGGCATCACACCTTATTTTCCACATAGTGGGTTTCCTGCTGCCTTCAGCCATCCTGATCTTCTGCTACTCCTGCATCCTGCGCCGGCTGCGGTGCGGCTCCCAGGGCCTCCAAAAGCAGAAAGCTTTCAAGGTCATCGTGGCAGTAGTGGtggttttctttctctgctggaCGCCATACAACATCACACTCATGGTGGACACATTTCATTCCAGCAAAATCAATGAGACCTGTGGAGTCAGAACGTCTCTTGAGACAGCCAAGATGGTCACTTCCTCCGTGGGTTTCCTCCACTGCAGCCTCAATCCCATCTTGTATGCCTTTGTGGGTGTGAAGTTCCGGCGTCAGCTCCTGGACATCCTGAGGTCTCTCGGCTGCAAGCTGAAGACAAGTGCCAAACTGCAATCTGTTGGTACCAGCAGGAGAAGCTCCATTTGGTCTGAGTCTGCTGACACATCCAACTCCATTGCTATTtaa
- the trim35-28 gene encoding tripartite motif containing 35-28 codes for MEEDMDEEMPEEIPLRQDLTCPVCKDIFQDPVLLPCTHSLCRECLQKCLRVKKKCPECREPCEEGQGIANRALSSACESFLRQTNWRPNRKRASEDTCKLHLKPLELYCEKDEEPVCVDCVTLHNTHTLWSLRQGAPMCKRELEFKVQIFEKKVEKYKKTTRKLSNAMEYIKHQALQAEKHIKAEFERLHKALVTEEALRLKALASEEELKTAALQELIDKTTKDIADMNKLSDTLKKEMGNEDLSLLRNFQRLKREAQWTREEPQLPEDSLLNMGKHVGALSFKIWKSMQVHVKYNPVVLNPNTASPWLSLNADLSSVKESSERMTAPDNPERFDPCVFVLGAEGYTSGKHRWDVIVGDNPRWIVGVCQESVPRKKKFTVSTSRGVWSIALSKGVYNVLTPERTELQVQQRPERIRVKLNLDKGEVSFWDGGTAKHLVTLTHKFDEKMYPIFGPGLHSTATTLVPGKIAVHTS; via the exons ATGGAAGAGGACATGGATGAGGAAATGCCAGAAGAAATACCTCTCCGGCAGGACCTGACCTGTCCCGTGTGTAAGGACATCTTCCAGGACCCCGTGCTGCTGCCGTGCACCCACAGCCTCTGTCGCGAGtgtctgcagaaatgtcttCGGGTCAAGAAGAAGTGTCCCGAGTGCAGGGAGCCGTGTGAGGAGGGCCAGGGCATCGCCAACCGGGCGCTCAGCAGCGCTTGCGAGAGCTTCCTCAGACAGACGAACTGGCGGCCGAACCGAAAACGAGCCAGCGAGGACACCTGTAAGCTGCACCTGAAGCCGCTGGAGCTGTACTGCGAGAAGGACGAGGAGCCCGTGTGTGTGGACTGTGTCAcgctgcacaacacacacacgctgtggTCACTGAGGCAGGGGGCACCCATGTGTAAG AGGGAACTGGAATTCAAAGTCCAGATTTTTGAAAAGAAAGTGGAGAAATACAAGAAAACGACACGTAAACTCAGCAACGCAATGGAGTACATCAAG CATCAAGCTCTGCAGGCAGAGAAGCATATCAAGGCGGAGTTTGAGAGGCTCCACAAGGCTCTTGTCACAGAGGAAGCTCTGCGTCTAAAAGCCCTGGCTtcggaggaggagctgaagactgCTGCCTTACAGGAGCTGATTGACAAGACAACAAAGGACATTGCCGATATGAACAAGCTCAGTGATACACTGAAGAAAGAGATGGGCAACGAGGATCTGTCTCTCCTGCGG aatttCCAGAGGTTAAAAAGAGA AGCCCAGTGGACTCGTGAAGAACCTCAACTCCCTGAAGACTCTCTTTTGAATATGGGCAAGCATGTTGGTGCTTTGAGCTTCAAGATCTGGAAGAGCATGCAGGTCCACGTCAAATATA ATCCAGTGGTGTTGAACCCTAACACAGCCTCTCCGTGGCTGTCCTTGAATGCTGACCTGTCCAGTGTGAAGGAAAGCTCAGAGCGGATGACCGCTCCCGACAACCCAGAGCGTTTTGACCCCTGCGTTTTTGTGCTGGGTGCTGAAGGTTACACCTCTGGGAAACACCGATGGGATGTCATTGTGGGTGACAACCCCAGGTGGATTGTGGGAGTTTGCCAAGAGTCAGTGCCACGTAAAAAGAAGTTCACGGTGTCTACGAGCCGTGGTGTGTGGTCCATAGCACTGAGCAAAGGGGTGTACAACGTCTTAACACCTGAGCGTACAGAGCTGCAGGTGCAGCAGCGTCCTGAAAGGATCCGCGTTAAGCTTAATTTAGATAAGGGAGAGGTGTCATTTTGGGATGGGGGAACTGCAAAGCACCTTGTCACTTTAACGCAcaagtttgatgagaagatgtATCCTATTTTTGGCCCTGGGCTCCATAGTACGGCTACGACTCTGGTTCCGGGAAAAATAGCTGTTCACACGTCATGA